A genomic stretch from Budorcas taxicolor isolate Tak-1 chromosome 15, Takin1.1, whole genome shotgun sequence includes:
- the LOC128060915 gene encoding myb/SANT-like DNA-binding domain-containing protein 4 has product MKQLKRKRKSNFSVQETQTLLKEITKRKEVIFSKQLNTTINVMKRMAWEEIAQCVNAVGEGEQRTGTEVKRRYLDWRALMKRKKMKANIKLVGSGFPLPTSDLDDSLTEEIDEKIGFRSDTNFDWQNVADFRDAGGSLTEVKVEEEERDPQSPEFEIEEEEEMLSSVIPDSRRENELPDFPHIDEFFTLNSTPSRSAYDEPHLLVNIEKQKLELEKRRLDIEAERLQVEKERLQIEKERLRHLDMEHERLQLEKERLQIEREKLRLQIVNSEKPSLESELGQGEKSIHQPQDIETEKLKLERERLQLEKDRLQFLKFESEKLQIEKERLQVEKERLRIQKEGHLQ; this is encoded by the exons atgaagcaattgaagaggaaaaggaaaagcaatttcAGTGTACAAGAAACTCAGACCCTTTTGAAAGAAATTACGAAAAGGAAAGAAGTAATTTTTTCCAAGCAGCTCAATACAACAATTAATGTAATGAAGCGAATGGCTTGGGAGGAGATTGCACAGTGTGTGAATGCTGTAGGAGAAGGAGAACAGAGAACAGGGACAGAAGTGAAAAGAAGGTACCTTGACTGGCGAGCCCTTatgaagagaaagaagatgaagGCAAACATTAAGCTAGTTGGTTCAGGGTTTCCCCTTCCCACATCTGATTTAGATGACTCTCTCACTGAAGAGATAGATGAAAAGATTGGATTCCGAAGTGATACAAATTTTGATTGGCAAAATGTGGCAGATTTCAGGGatgcaggtggatccttaactGAGGTCAaggtggaagaggaagaaagagatccCCAGAGTCCTGAA tttgagattgaagaggaagaagaaatgttGTCATCAGTCATACCAGATTCCAGGAGGGAAAATGAACTTCCTGATTTCCCCCACATTGATGAATTTTTTACTCTGAACTCAACACCATCTAGGTCTGCATATGATGAGCCCCATTTGCTTGTAAACATAGAGAAACAGAAACTAGAATTGGAAAAACGAAGGCTTGATATTGAGGCTGAAAGACTGCAGGTAGAGAAGGAACGCCTACAGATTGAGAAAGAGAGGCTGCGACATTTAGACATGGAGCATGAGCGACTTCAGCTGGAGAAGGAGCGGTTGCAGATTGAAAGAGAGAAGCTGAGGTTACAGATAGTCAACTCAGAGAAGCCATCTTTGGAAAGTGAACTTGGTCAAGGGGAAAAGTCCATACATCAGCCACAGGATATAGAAACTGAGAAGTTAAAACTTGAGAGAGAACGCTTACAACTGGAAAAAGATAGGCTACAGTTTTTGAAATTTGAATCAGAGAAGCTGCAGATTGAAAAGGAACGCTTACAAGTAGAGAAAGAGAGACTACGAATTCAGAAGGAAGGACACTTGCAGTGA